From the Microcoleus sp. FACHB-672 genome, the window CGTGCAATGGCTTACGCGAAAGGCATCGGTGGTACTCGCGCGGGCATCTTAGAAACCAGTTTCCGGGAAGAAACGGAAACCGACTTATTTGGCGAACAAGTCGTGCTGTGTGGCGGATTGAGTGCTCTGATCAAAGCCGGCTTTGAAACCCTTGTGGCTGCCGGTTATCAGCCGGAATTAGCCTATTTTGAATGTCTGCATGAAGTCAAATTAATTGTTGACTTGGTTGTGGAAGGTGGCTTGGCAAAAATGCGCGATAGCATCTCCAACACAGCGGAGTATGGCGACTACACCCGTGGCCCGCGTATCGTCACCGACCAAACTCGCGCCGAGATGCGAAAAGTTCTGCAAGAAATTCAATCTGGCCAATTTGCCCGTGAGTTCGTGCTAGAAAACCAATCCGGTAAACCTGGATTTACTTCCATGCGCCGGCAAGAAGCCGAACATCCGATTGAGGAAGTGGGCAAAGATTTACGGGCCATGTTTAGCTGGTTAAAACAAGACTAAAAGCCAAAGAAGCGTGTTAGGGGCGGTTGACTTTCCGCCCCTAAATCATTGCTTTCGGGTGCAGCCGAAGCTTGCGAACCAGAGTCAATACAGTTTAATTTTCTATTGATAAAAGCCGCTCAATAGTAATTTAATACATTTCTGATTTTTGGTTTTATATTTTATCCAGTGATCATCTCTAAAAAATAAACATGATGTAAATCACCTTCATGAATTCTAAACAAGCAAAGTTTGTTTTAAGTTTCTCTCATATAATGATTTATCTAAAATTTTTGTAAAATTACAGATAATGTTGAACCATTCATACCTTTATTTAGGTCTTTTTAATGCACCTTTATACCTTCTAATTTATTATTCAAAATAGGCGTTGTATAACAATATTATTACGGATGTGCCTTAACATAGATTCTAGACAAAGGGGACATAAAATTCTCTTCCACCCGCCTTTAGTCTTTTGATATAACGCAATTGAGCGGGCGTCTTCCTGGCAGCTTAAATACTTGACAGCCCTGATAAGCCGTGAACATCGATTCTTTTCTCAAGCCGTTTGAACATTTTGGCGTCGATCTCGGCCTAGATCGAATTCAGCAACTGCTAGTCAACTTAGGCAATCCCCATCACCAAGTCCCTGTAATTCATGTAGGGGGAACGAATGGTAAAGGCTCAGTTTGTGCTTATCTATCAGCAATACTGACAGAAGCCGGCTATCGAGTTGGACGTTACACCTCCCCTCATTTAGTAGATTGGGGCGAACGCATTTGCCTAAATGAACAACCCATCACGCCGGAAGCTTTGCAACA encodes:
- the ilvC gene encoding ketol-acid reductoisomerase — encoded protein: MARMYYDADANLDLLANKTIAIIGYGSQGHAHALNLKDSGLNVIVGLYPGSKSAQKAEKAGLTVHTVADAAKAADFIMILLPDEVQKTVYTNEIAPNLTEGKVLAFAHGFNIHFGQVVPPEDVDVVMVAPKGPGHLVRRTYEQGQGVPSLFAVYQDATGQARDRAMAYAKGIGGTRAGILETSFREETETDLFGEQVVLCGGLSALIKAGFETLVAAGYQPELAYFECLHEVKLIVDLVVEGGLAKMRDSISNTAEYGDYTRGPRIVTDQTRAEMRKVLQEIQSGQFAREFVLENQSGKPGFTSMRRQEAEHPIEEVGKDLRAMFSWLKQD